The proteins below come from a single Bactrocera tryoni isolate S06 unplaced genomic scaffold, CSIRO_BtryS06_freeze2 scaffold_25, whole genome shotgun sequence genomic window:
- the LOC120780540 gene encoding uncharacterized protein LOC120780540: MPRYYPKQEKIVDFDNILEAIKSVKIHHNSVRQSATAHKIPRTNLMRFIASFDGASIDVTTANADVMKNLLAESTTMGTKPIFNIEQEKALISYILQASDINYGISLMELRKLAYEFARKVGASYRDPWNDNQ, from the exons atgccgcggtactatcccaaacaagagaaaattgttgatttcgacaacattttggagGCGATCAAGTCGGTGAAAATACATCACAACAGCGTTCGACAATCTGCGACGGCACACAAAATTCCGAGGACCAACCTGATGCGTTTTATTGCATCATTTGATGGTGCGAGCATCGACGTTACTACTGCCAATGCcgatgtaatgaagaatttgctgGCTGAAAGCACGACGATGGGCACAAAACCA aTCTTCAACATCGAACAAGAGAAGGCGCTGATAAGCTACATTCTCCAGGCCAGCGACATCAACTATGGAATTAGTTTGATGGAGCTTCGTAAGCTCGCGTATGAATTTGCTCGGAAAGTTGGCGCGTCGTATCGGGATCCATGGAACGACAATCAATAG